The Elgaria multicarinata webbii isolate HBS135686 ecotype San Diego chromosome 1, rElgMul1.1.pri, whole genome shotgun sequence genome has a window encoding:
- the LOC134408180 gene encoding potassium voltage-gated channel subfamily A member 2, with protein MTVATGDPTDEAAALPGHPQDTYNPETDHECCERVVINISGLRFETQLKTLAQFPETLLGDPKKRMRYFDPLRNEYFFDRNRPSFDAILYYYQSGGRLRRPVNVPLDIFSEEIRFYELGEEAMEMFREDEGYIKEEERPLPENEFQRQVWLLFEYPESSGPARIIAIVSVMVILISIVSFCLETLPVFRDENDEMHGSSSNPSPYSNSTMGHQQQTSFTDPFFIVETLCIIWFSFEFLVRFFACPSKAGFFTNIMNIIDIVAIIPYFITLGTELAEKPEDGQQGQQAMSLAILRVIRLVRVFRIFKLSRHSKGLQILGQTLKASMRELGLLIFFLFIGVILFSSAVYFAEADESESQFPSIPDAFWWAVVSMTTVGYGDMVPTTIGGKIVGSLCAIAGVLTIALPVPVIVSNFNYFYHRETEGEEQAQYLQVTSCPKIPSSPDLKKSRSASTISKSDYMEIQEGVNNSNEDFREENLKTANCTLANTNYVNITKMLTDV; from the coding sequence ATGACCGTTGCTACTGGAGACCCCACGGATGAAGCAGCAGCTTTGCCTGGTCACCCTCAGGACACCTATAATCCAGAAACTGATCATGAATGCTGCGAGAGGGTGGTCATTAACATCTCGGGACTGCGGTTTGAAACACAGCTTAAGACACTCGCTCAGTTTCCAGAGACTTTGTTAGGAGACCCGAAAAAGAGAATGAGATATTTCGATCCTCTCCGGAATGAGTATTTCTTTGACCGAAACAGACCCAGCTTTGATGCTATTTTGTATTACTACCAATCTGGTGGCAGGTTAAGGCGGCCTGTTAATGTGCCCTTGGACATCTTCTCAGAAGAGATCAGGTTTTATGAACTTGGGGAAGAAGCTATGGAGATGTTTCGGGAGGATGAAGGTTACATCAAGGAAGAAGAACGGCCTTTACCAGAGAACGAGTTTCAGAGACAAGTGTGGCTACTCTTTGAGTACCCAGAAAGCTCTGGACCAGCTAGGATTATAGCAATTGTCTCTGTCATGGTCATTTTGATTTCAATTGTGAGCTTCTGCCTGGAAACTTTGCCTGTGTTCCGGGATGAGAATGATGAGATGCATGGCAGCAGTAGCAACCCAAGCCCTTATTCCAATAGCACGATGGGGCATCAACAGCAAACATCTTTCACAGACCCCTTCTTTATAGTTGAGACACTCTGCATCATTTGGTTCTCTTTTGAATTCTTGGTGAGATTCTTTGCctgccccagcaaagctggctttttTACCAACATCATGAACATCATCGACATTGTAGCCATCATCCCATACTTCATCACACTTGGAACAGAACTGGCTGAGAAACCAGAAGATGGCCAGCAAGGCCAACAGGCAATGTCTCTTGCCATCCTTCGAGTGATTCGTCTGGTGAGGGTGTTCAGGATCTTCAAACTCTCCCGGCACTCCAAGGGATTGCAGATCCTCGGACAAACCCTTAAGGCCAGCATGAGGGAGCTAGGCCTCTTGAtatttttcctcttcattggGGTCATCCTGTTCTCCAGTGCTGTCTACTTTGCAGAGGCTGATGAGAGTGAATCTCAgttccccagcattcctgatgctTTTTGGTGGGCTGTGGTTTCCATGACAACAGTTGGCTATGGAGACATGGTCCCCACAACCATAGGTGGGAAAATAGTTGGCTCCTTGTGTGCCATTGCAGGTGTATTAACAATTGCCTTACCAGTGCCGGTTATAGTGTCCAATTTCAACTACTTCTATCACCGtgagacagagggagaggagcAAGCTCAATACTTGCAAGTCACCAGCTGCCCAAAGATCCCTTCTTCCCCTGACCTAAAGAAAAGCAGAAGTGCCTCCACTATTAGTAAGTCTGATTATATGGAGATACAAGAAGGTGTGAATAATAGCAATGAGGACTTTAGAGAGGAGAACTTGAAAACAGCCAATTGCACCCTAGCTAACACAAACTATGTTAATATAACCAAAATGCTAACTGATGTCTag